The Triticum aestivum cultivar Chinese Spring chromosome 7B, IWGSC CS RefSeq v2.1, whole genome shotgun sequence genome window below encodes:
- the LOC123162973 gene encoding probable inorganic phosphate transporter 1-10 produces MAPIRVLTALDHARTQYYHFKAIIIAGMGLFTDSYDLFCIVPVMKIIGRVYYPSPAGDGRPGVTPPAVVSATVGVALLGAVVGNLLFGALGDRVGRRRVYGPCLLLLVCSSIGSGFSICRTRGCVLSSLCFFRFILGVGVGGDYPLSATIMSEFANKRTRGAFIAAVFSMQGFGILASSGVTMVVAAAFDRFTGHPDPLDTPEAADLAWRVILMAGAVPAGLTFYWRMAMPETARFTALVQRDVLKATSDMGCVLTDLDLNAISEGEDAAAMPRTPAPFGYAPAAQYGLFSRGFLREHGRDLFGCAATWFLLDIPYYSSTLFQSQIYRPWFKPASHQNVFQEAYNVARFQAIIAVASTIPGYFAAVLLIDRTGRRRLQMAGFFLMAAFLFALAGPYDHYWRGNAKNAWYIVLYALTFFSANLGPNTTTFILPAELFPARFRSTCHGISAAAGKVGALVGSVGFLWASQSRDRGDVQAGYEPGIGMMYALIILGAISLLGLVVTYFFTPETMRRSLEENESERDQNQDSDGGMCFQELTLTPKSPGSLVSSHVSTSPIHPHRFSV; encoded by the exons ATGGCGCCGATACGCGTGCTCACGGCGCTGGACCACGCCCGCACGCAGTACTACCACTTCAAGGCCATCATCATCGCCGGCATGGGCCTCTTCACCGACTCCTACGACCTCTTCTGCATCGTGCCCGTCATGAAGATCATCGGGCGGGTGTACTACCCTTCGCCCGCCGGCGACGGGAGGCCGGGCgtgacgccgcccgccgtcgtctCGGCCACGGTCGGCGTCGCCCTGCTGGGCGCGGTGGTCGGGAACCTCCTCTTCGGCGCGctcggcgaccgcgtcgggcggcggcgcgtgTACGGCCCATGCCTGCTGCTGCTGGTGTGCAGCTCCATCGGGAGCGGCTTCTCCATCTGCCGCACGCGCGGGTGCGTGCTCTCCAGCCTCTGCTTCTTCCGCTTCATCCTCGGGGTGGGCGTCGGCGGAGACTACCCGCTGTCGGCGACCATCATGTCGGAGTTCGCCAACAAGCGCACGCGGGGGGCGTTCATCGCCGCCGTGTTCTCCATGCAAGGGTTTGGGATACTGGCCAGCTCCGGCGTCACCATGGTCGTCGCCGCCGCGTTCGACCGGTTCACGGGCCACCCGGACCCGCTTGACACTCCGGAGGCTGCTGACCTTGCCTGGCGCGTCATACTCATGGCCGGCGCCGTCCCTGCCGGGCTCACCTTCTACTGGAGGATGGCCATGCCAGAAACAGCCAG gtttACGGCGCTGGTACAGCGCGATGTGCTCAAGGCGACCAGCGACATGGGCTGCGTCCTCACGGACCTCGACCTGAACGCGATATCCGAGGGGGAGGACGCGGCGGCCATGCCCCGCACCCCGGCGCCGTTCGGGTACGCGCCGGCGGCTCAGTACGGCCTCTTCTCGCGCGGGTTCCTGCGGGAGCACGGCCGGGACCTGTTCGGGTGCGCGGCGACGTGGTTCCTGCTCGACATCCCCTACTACAGCAGCACCCTGTTCCAGTCCCAGATCTACCGGCCGTGGTTCAAGCCGGCGAGCCACCAGAACGTCTTCCAGGAGGCGTACAACGTGGCGAGGTTCCAGGCCATCATCGCCGTCGCCTCCACCATCCCGGGGTACTTCGCCGCCGTCCTGCTCATCGACCGCACCGGCCGGCGCCGACTGCAGATGGCCGGCTTCTTCCTCATGGCCGCGTTCCTCTTCGCGCTCGCCGGCCCCTACGACCACTACTGGCGCGGCAACGCCAAGAACGCCTGGTACATCGTGCTCTACGCGCTCACCTTCTTCTCCGCCAACCTCGGGCCCAACACCACCACCTTCATCCTGCCGGCCGAGCTCTTCCCGGCGCGGTTCCGGTCCACGTGCCACGGGATATCCGCCGCCGCCGGGAAGGTCGGCGCGCTCGTTGGCTCGGTGGGGTTCCTTTGGGCGTCGCAGTCGCGGGACAGGGGCGATGTGCAGGCCGGGTACGAGCCCGGCATCGGCATGATGTACGCGCTCATCATTCTTGGAGCCATCAGCCTGCTCGGGCTCGTCGTCACCTACTTCTTCACGCCGGAGACGATGAGGCGGTCGCTCGAGGAGAACGAGAGCGAGCGGGATCAGAACCAGGACAGCGACGGCGGGATGTGCTTCCAGGAACTAACTCTGACGCCCAAGAGCCCGGGGTCCTTGGTGAGCTCGCACGTTAGCACGTCGCCTATCCACCCGCACCGCTTTTCTGTATGA